A region of Flavobacterium indicum GPTSA100-9 = DSM 17447 DNA encodes the following proteins:
- a CDS encoding LytR/AlgR family response regulator transcription factor gives MKAIIIEDEKRAQIYLQGVLEQVAPEINVVAVCDDLPSGVIAIRKNKPDLVFLDIEMPKYNGLEIVNFFGKNEIEFSIVFTTAYNQYAIQAFKTAALDYLLKPIDPEELKETIERYKQKNKIQQYEQLVLLNESLTKETKIAIPDGNNLQLISSEEIMYLKADSNYTQIFLENGKKHITSRILKNFEDTLKDYKQFFRCHKSYIVNTTFIECYSKSDGGTIILKNKQEIPVSPEKSEELLSYFTKIER, from the coding sequence ATGAAAGCCATTATCATAGAAGACGAAAAAAGAGCTCAAATATATTTACAAGGTGTACTAGAACAAGTAGCTCCTGAAATAAATGTAGTAGCCGTTTGTGATGATTTGCCATCAGGTGTAATTGCTATTAGAAAAAATAAACCTGATTTAGTATTTTTAGATATTGAAATGCCAAAGTACAATGGATTGGAAATTGTCAACTTTTTTGGTAAAAATGAAATCGAATTTTCTATTGTTTTCACAACGGCTTACAATCAATATGCAATTCAAGCTTTCAAAACCGCTGCTTTAGATTATTTATTAAAACCAATTGATCCAGAAGAATTAAAAGAAACCATAGAGCGTTACAAGCAAAAAAATAAGATACAGCAATATGAGCAATTAGTTTTACTAAATGAAAGTTTGACAAAAGAGACAAAAATTGCTATTCCCGACGGCAATAATTTACAACTAATCTCATCTGAAGAAATTATGTATCTAAAAGCAGACAGTAATTACACACAGATCTTCTTAGAGAACGGGAAAAAACACATAACGAGTAGAATTCTAAAAAACTTTGAAGACACATTGAAAGATTACAAACAATTCTTCAGATGTCATAAATCATACATCGTAAATACAACATTTATTGAATGTTATAGTAAATCAGATGGAGGAACAATAATCCTTAAAAACAAACAAGAAATTCCTGTCTCACCTGAAAAATCTGAAGAATTGTTATCTTATTTTACTAAAATTGAAAGATAA
- a CDS encoding CBS domain-containing protein, giving the protein MKQQVPVSTIMTTSIIKLNITDTLTKAETLFKKNHIRHIPVVNSNKIVGMLSYTDLLRISFADAVDEDDTIIDSTVYNMFSVEQVMSKNLISVSPETTIKEAAEILATREFHALPVCKGDLLVGIVTTTDLIKYLLEQY; this is encoded by the coding sequence ATGAAACAACAAGTTCCCGTTTCAACGATAATGACGACAAGTATCATTAAGTTGAATATTACAGATACGTTAACTAAAGCTGAAACTTTATTTAAAAAGAATCATATCCGACATATTCCCGTAGTGAATAGTAATAAAATTGTAGGTATGTTGAGCTACACAGATTTGCTGCGAATTTCCTTTGCTGATGCTGTGGATGAAGATGATACTATTATAGATTCAACTGTTTATAATATGTTTAGTGTAGAACAAGTTATGAGTAAAAATTTGATTTCTGTGTCTCCTGAGACTACAATTAAAGAAGCTGCAGAAATTTTGGCAACACGAGAATTTCATGCTTTACCCGTTTGTAAAGGAGATTTGTTAGTGGGTATTGTGACAACAACTGATTTAATTAAATATTTATTAGAGCAATATTAA
- a CDS encoding zinc-dependent peptidase codes for MKEQTIAEKYELVFADYIGMVLCSLPLFLMVGYFGFYVFEIIYLRKYKKPLFVFAHTSTRKMSPIHQKILYDHFSYYRKLKPKYKSYFNHRVYTFIDKIKFESLSLVITDEMKLLIAGTHVMLTFGLRDYLNPLFKTIYIHPDIYFSEDTQEYHKGEFNPKLNAIIFSWKHFYEGIHIKNDNLNLGLHEFTHALHIKALKSDKTNNVLFRESLENIFRALANTKLKDKLIDSGIIRDYAFENQFEFVAVLLEHFFESPEDLKTNFPYIYTKISHMINYNEKYFA; via the coding sequence ATGAAAGAGCAAACCATTGCAGAAAAATATGAATTAGTATTTGCAGATTATATTGGAATGGTTTTGTGTAGCTTACCTTTATTTTTAATGGTAGGATATTTTGGATTTTATGTTTTTGAAATAATTTATCTGAGAAAATATAAAAAGCCATTATTTGTTTTTGCTCATACTTCAACAAGAAAGATGAGCCCAATTCATCAAAAAATTCTATATGATCATTTTTCCTACTACAGAAAATTAAAACCTAAATATAAAAGCTATTTTAATCATCGGGTTTATACATTTATAGATAAAATAAAGTTTGAAAGTCTTTCGTTAGTCATTACAGATGAAATGAAACTATTGATTGCAGGAACTCATGTTATGCTAACTTTTGGCTTACGCGATTATTTAAATCCACTTTTTAAGACTATTTATATTCATCCTGATATTTATTTCTCTGAAGATACTCAGGAGTACCATAAAGGAGAATTCAACCCCAAATTAAATGCTATAATATTTTCTTGGAAGCATTTTTATGAAGGAATCCATATAAAAAATGATAATTTGAATTTAGGACTTCATGAATTTACACATGCATTACATATTAAAGCCTTAAAAAGTGATAAAACGAATAATGTGTTATTTAGAGAATCACTAGAGAATATTTTTAGAGCGCTTGCTAATACTAAATTAAAAGACAAATTAATTGATTCTGGTATAATTAGAGATTATGCTTTTGAAAATCAATTTGAGTTTGTTGCAGTATTATTAGAACATTTTTTTGAATCTCCAGAAGATTTAAAAACAAATTTTCCTTATATCTATACTAAAATTAGTCACATGATTAATTATAATGAAAAGTATTTCGCGTAA
- a CDS encoding GatB/YqeY domain-containing protein: MSLEKNIMDHMKEAMKAKDTVALEALRAIKSAIILAKTEAGAGDELSADDEIKMLQRLVKQRKDSAAIYNEQGRADLAEPELAQVAVIEKFLPAQLSEAEVEAVVAKIIAANGFAGMGAMGQVMGLASKELAGQTDGKTISTIVKKLLA, encoded by the coding sequence ATGAGTTTAGAAAAAAATATCATGGATCATATGAAAGAAGCCATGAAAGCAAAAGATACCGTTGCATTAGAAGCTTTAAGAGCAATAAAATCGGCTATTATTTTAGCTAAAACAGAAGCAGGTGCAGGCGATGAATTATCTGCAGATGACGAAATTAAAATGTTACAACGTTTAGTTAAACAAAGAAAAGATAGTGCTGCAATTTATAATGAACAAGGACGTGCTGACTTAGCAGAGCCTGAATTAGCACAAGTTGCAGTGATTGAAAAATTCTTACCCGCTCAATTATCAGAAGCAGAAGTTGAAGCTGTAGTGGCTAAAATTATTGCCGCTAATGGATTTGCAGGTATGGGGGCTATGGGTCAAGTAATGGGCTTAGCTTCTAAAGAATTAGCAGGACAAACAGATGGAAAAACGATTTCAACGATTGTTAAAAAACTTTTAGCATAA
- the ftsZ gene encoding cell division protein FtsZ → MESNNEFGNIMFDLPKNQSNVIKVIGVGGGGSNAINHMFRQGIIGVDFVVCNTDSQALQSSPVPNKIQLGVSLTEGLGAGAKPEVGHQAALESIEEIEKMLDANTKMVFITAGMGGGTGTGAAPVIAQLAKERGILTVGIVTIPFQFEGKVRIEQAMQGVERLRKQVDSLIVINNNKLREIYGNLGFKSGFAKADEVLATASKGIAEVITKHLTLNIDLKDAETVLRESGTAIMGSATASGPDRARVAIETALDSPLLNDNKIAGAKNVLLLITFGTNEITFDEMNEINEYIQSEAGYNANIIMGAGEDENISDADAINVTVIATGFNTDQQIEIVNAEPKKIIHTLEGEQKVVHNLTPQAVAPAVSVNEPISQPVNPEANFDQLEVKEERVVFDLNTFEVEKPQAIQEPVSDLIPTTDYIKNLDVFFEIVSPIAEQPKPVFEQTVAPIASPVVETIQPITQEFEIISSQVREIEVVEPEFVVAKDEFNFSLDLFETKAEAPTQNTIVFDLSNEVKEMKVNEPVQVMPVTEMNQNGVIRYTLEEEIDVVAKPVAEVQPVIEPIEEELNFTVRQTAVADSNVNFEASPLEMSIEDTLRARAEERKRKLKDFNYKFNNPGRIDELEKEPAFKRQGLDVTSIPNQNNQSRLSLGLDSNDDVQLRSNNSFLHDNVD, encoded by the coding sequence ATGGAGAGCAACAACGAATTTGGAAACATTATGTTTGATTTGCCTAAAAACCAATCAAATGTAATCAAAGTTATAGGAGTAGGTGGTGGTGGTAGTAATGCCATTAATCACATGTTTAGACAAGGAATTATTGGTGTAGATTTCGTGGTTTGTAATACGGATTCTCAGGCATTACAAAGTAGTCCTGTGCCTAATAAAATTCAATTAGGTGTAAGCTTAACAGAAGGTTTAGGAGCAGGTGCAAAACCAGAAGTTGGACATCAAGCTGCCTTGGAAAGCATTGAAGAAATTGAAAAAATGTTGGATGCTAATACTAAAATGGTTTTCATTACTGCTGGAATGGGTGGTGGAACAGGAACAGGTGCAGCTCCAGTAATTGCTCAATTAGCAAAAGAAAGAGGTATATTAACCGTAGGTATTGTTACTATTCCATTCCAATTTGAAGGAAAAGTAAGGATAGAACAAGCCATGCAAGGTGTTGAACGCTTGAGAAAACAGGTTGACTCATTAATTGTTATTAACAATAATAAGTTAAGAGAAATTTATGGAAATTTAGGTTTCAAATCTGGTTTTGCTAAAGCAGATGAAGTGTTAGCTACTGCATCAAAAGGTATTGCAGAAGTTATTACAAAACACCTAACATTAAATATCGATTTAAAAGATGCTGAAACAGTATTGAGAGAAAGCGGTACAGCTATTATGGGTTCTGCAACTGCATCGGGTCCAGATAGAGCGCGTGTAGCTATCGAAACAGCATTAGACTCTCCATTATTAAATGATAATAAAATTGCAGGTGCTAAAAATGTATTGTTGCTTATCACTTTTGGTACAAATGAAATTACATTTGATGAAATGAACGAGATTAATGAGTATATTCAATCAGAAGCAGGGTATAATGCAAACATCATTATGGGTGCTGGTGAAGATGAAAATATCTCAGATGCTGATGCAATCAATGTAACGGTTATTGCAACGGGTTTTAATACAGATCAACAAATCGAAATTGTTAATGCTGAACCAAAAAAGATTATACATACTTTAGAAGGTGAACAAAAAGTAGTTCATAATTTAACACCACAAGCTGTTGCTCCAGCGGTGTCTGTTAATGAACCAATTTCTCAGCCAGTAAATCCTGAAGCAAATTTTGATCAGCTAGAGGTAAAAGAAGAAAGAGTTGTTTTTGATTTAAATACTTTTGAGGTTGAAAAACCACAGGCAATTCAAGAACCTGTTTCCGATTTAATTCCAACTACTGATTATATCAAAAATTTGGATGTTTTTTTTGAAATCGTTTCCCCAATTGCTGAACAACCTAAACCTGTTTTTGAACAAACAGTAGCTCCAATTGCTTCACCAGTAGTTGAAACTATTCAGCCAATTACGCAAGAGTTTGAAATAATCTCTTCACAAGTTAGAGAAATTGAAGTGGTTGAACCAGAGTTTGTTGTAGCTAAAGATGAATTTAATTTTTCTTTAGATTTATTTGAAACAAAAGCTGAAGCACCAACACAAAACACTATTGTTTTTGACTTGTCAAATGAAGTGAAAGAAATGAAAGTGAATGAGCCAGTACAAGTAATGCCTGTTACTGAAATGAATCAAAATGGCGTTATTCGATATACTTTAGAAGAGGAAATTGATGTAGTAGCTAAACCAGTAGCAGAAGTTCAACCAGTAATTGAACCAATAGAAGAAGAATTAAATTTTACTGTAAGACAAACAGCAGTTGCTGATTCGAATGTGAATTTTGAAGCATCGCCTTTAGAAATGTCAATTGAAGATACACTAAGAGCAAGAGCTGAAGAAAGAAAAAGAAAATTAAAAGATTTTAATTATAAATTCAACAATCCAGGACGTATTGATGAGTTAGAGAAAGAACCAGCTTTTAAACGTCAAGGATTAGATGTAACCAGTATTCCTAATCAAAATAATCAATCAAGATTATCATTAGGTCTAGATAGTAATGACGATGTTCAATTACGTTCTAATAATTCGTTCTTACATGATAATGTAGATTAA